The following proteins come from a genomic window of Bacteroidota bacterium:
- a CDS encoding cyclic 2,3-diphosphoglycerate synthase, producing MKTRRVIIIGAAGRDFHNFNVFFRNNPEYIVVAFTANQIPDIEGRKYPAELAGSLYPNGIPIYAESDLPELIRENNVSDCVFSYSDVPYARVMGVSAIVNAAGANFMLLGTKETMLKSEKPLIAVCAVRTGCGKSQTSRRIIELLMNSGIRVVAIRHPMPYGNLVAQKVQRFAEISDLKKNQCTLEEMEEYEPHVIRGNVIYAGVDYEAILRAAENDPRGCDVIVWDGGNNDFPFYKPDLTITITDPLRAGDELLYYPGEVSLRIADVVVINKIDSSAPENILTVRKNIQKVNPKAVVVDAASPVRVENQELIRGKRVLVVEDGPTLTHGEMKWGAGVMAAYKFGASQLVDPRPYIVGRLKETFNIYPNIGTLLPAMGYGNEQLHDLESTINNADCDTVIVSTPVDLNRIINIRKPSTRVYYDLQEIGKPDLEEVINDFIEKFHLSRRNEI from the coding sequence ATGAAAACACGCAGGGTAATCATTATTGGCGCAGCCGGAAGAGATTTTCACAATTTCAATGTCTTTTTCAGGAACAATCCGGAATATATAGTAGTAGCATTTACGGCTAATCAGATTCCGGATATTGAAGGCCGAAAATATCCGGCAGAGCTTGCAGGTTCCTTATATCCCAATGGAATTCCAATTTATGCTGAATCTGATTTACCTGAGCTGATCAGGGAAAATAATGTGAGTGATTGTGTTTTTTCATACAGCGATGTTCCCTATGCCAGGGTAATGGGAGTAAGTGCCATTGTGAATGCTGCCGGGGCCAATTTTATGTTGTTGGGGACAAAGGAAACCATGCTGAAAAGTGAAAAACCTCTTATTGCAGTTTGTGCAGTAAGGACAGGCTGCGGAAAAAGCCAAACTTCACGCCGTATCATTGAATTATTGATGAATTCCGGAATACGGGTGGTGGCCATACGTCACCCTATGCCTTATGGTAACCTGGTGGCCCAGAAAGTACAACGTTTTGCTGAGATTTCTGATTTGAAGAAAAACCAGTGCACCCTCGAGGAGATGGAAGAATATGAACCCCACGTGATCCGGGGAAATGTTATTTATGCCGGAGTGGATTACGAGGCTATTTTAAGGGCCGCCGAAAATGACCCAAGGGGTTGTGATGTGATTGTCTGGGATGGCGGCAACAACGATTTTCCTTTTTACAAACCCGACCTGACCATTACGATTACCGATCCGCTCCGGGCAGGGGACGAATTACTTTATTATCCTGGAGAAGTTTCTTTGAGAATTGCCGACGTGGTGGTGATCAACAAGATTGATTCGTCCGCCCCGGAAAATATTCTGACCGTACGAAAAAATATTCAGAAAGTCAATCCCAAGGCTGTTGTGGTTGATGCGGCATCTCCTGTCCGTGTCGAAAATCAGGAATTGATCCGTGGAAAGCGGGTTTTGGTGGTTGAGGATGGCCCTACGCTTACTCATGGCGAGATGAAATGGGGTGCCGGCGTGATGGCTGCCTATAAATTCGGTGCCAGTCAACTTGTTGATCCACGTCCATATATCGTTGGCCGGTTAAAAGAAACATTCAACATTTATCCCAATATTGGCACCCTGCTTCCTGCCATGGGATATGGAAATGAACAGCTTCATGATCTGGAATCCACCATCAACAATGCAGATTGTGATACAGTGATTGTCTCCACACCCGTTGACCTGAACCGTATCATAAATATCAGGAAACCATCAACCAGGGTATATTATGATTTGCAGGAAATCGGGAAACCCGATCTGGAGGAGGTGATCAACGATTTTATTGAAAAATTCCATTTGTCCAGGAGAAATGAAATTTAG